One Chloroflexota bacterium genomic region harbors:
- a CDS encoding penicillin acylase family protein → MPAKKTFLGSLARLILTPMSRARLPQTDGTLTLQGLTAPVEIIRDRWGIPHIYAENRADLFFAQGFAHAQDRLFQMELNRRTAQGTLSELFGEIAFDTDRAIRTFGFARLGRVDFERGAPDVKDALTAYAAGVNAFMAHPKSKLPVEFTLLGHKPAPWQPEESAQFARVMIWQLSHAWQGEILRAEIVEKVGPEHAAELEIHFPAGNPLTLPQGIEFNALDPDGLLRKIPSPFLDRGKGSNAWAVSPRRSATGGAVLSNDMHLAVSMPSLWYETHLHAPDFHVTGVSLPGVPMILVGHNERIAWGMTLAFIDAEDLYIEQLDAENRYLYKDEWHAAEIIEEPIRVKGRKETHIERVIVTRHGPIISDVVGYPAQKVAVQSMALQPVPALEGWLRLNTARGWDDFVEAMRCIEAPQLNVAYADVENNIGYWASGRVPVRAKGDGSTPAPGWTGEFEWVGEVPFEAMPHALNPEQGYLVTCNHKVVPDDYPHFLGNVWMNGYRARRLSDLIEGQDQLSLQDHARFHRDFTCLPGIELQARLKDFPVPEGGDATRTLELLSAWDGILAPESVGGAVYEVVRYTLVRNLFVPGLGAELSTRVMGEGFHPLLMHSNEFFGHDTVVLLRMLANPDSWWVQQAGGYENWVGRSLAEAIAWLRETLGPDESDWAWGNFHKVNFEHPLGAQKPLDQAFNRGPYAIGGDADTPCQTAMAPGAPYNNRAWSPTFRQIVDMKDLSQSLSMHPPGQSGQLASPHYDDLAELWLNVEYHPMLWTRAQVDEASQHTLVLKP, encoded by the coding sequence ATGCCCGCAAAAAAAACATTCCTCGGATCGTTAGCTCGTTTGATTCTCACGCCGATGAGCCGCGCCCGCCTACCCCAAACGGATGGCACGCTGACCCTTCAAGGCCTGACGGCTCCCGTCGAGATTATTCGCGACCGTTGGGGCATTCCCCACATCTACGCCGAAAACCGCGCCGACCTGTTCTTCGCCCAGGGATTTGCCCACGCACAGGATCGTCTCTTCCAGATGGAACTCAATCGACGCACGGCGCAGGGCACGCTCAGCGAATTGTTTGGCGAAATAGCCTTTGATACCGACCGCGCTATCCGTACTTTCGGATTTGCCCGCCTGGGCCGCGTTGATTTCGAGCGCGGCGCGCCCGATGTCAAAGACGCTCTCACGGCCTACGCTGCGGGCGTGAACGCCTTTATGGCGCATCCCAAATCCAAACTGCCGGTGGAGTTCACTTTGCTGGGGCATAAACCTGCCCCCTGGCAGCCCGAAGAGAGCGCCCAGTTTGCGCGTGTGATGATCTGGCAGCTCTCCCATGCCTGGCAGGGTGAAATTTTACGGGCTGAGATCGTCGAAAAAGTTGGCCCGGAACACGCCGCCGAGTTGGAGATTCATTTCCCGGCGGGCAACCCTCTGACGTTGCCACAGGGTATCGAATTCAATGCCCTCGACCCCGATGGCCTGCTGCGCAAAATCCCCAGCCCGTTTCTCGACCGCGGCAAGGGCAGTAATGCCTGGGCCGTTTCGCCGCGTCGCAGCGCTACCGGCGGAGCTGTCTTGAGCAACGACATGCACCTGGCGGTCAGTATGCCCTCCCTGTGGTACGAAACTCACCTGCACGCCCCCGATTTTCACGTCACCGGGGTTAGCCTGCCGGGTGTACCGATGATACTTGTCGGCCACAACGAGCGCATTGCCTGGGGCATGACGTTAGCCTTCATCGATGCCGAAGACCTGTATATCGAGCAGTTGGATGCCGAAAACCGCTATCTGTACAAAGATGAATGGCATGCTGCCGAAATCATCGAGGAGCCGATCCGCGTCAAAGGGCGCAAAGAGACGCATATTGAGCGCGTCATCGTCACCCGCCACGGGCCAATCATCTCGGATGTGGTCGGCTACCCGGCGCAAAAAGTTGCCGTGCAGTCGATGGCTTTGCAGCCGGTTCCCGCTCTCGAGGGTTGGCTGCGCCTCAACACAGCTCGCGGCTGGGATGATTTTGTCGAAGCCATGCGCTGCATTGAAGCCCCGCAACTCAATGTAGCTTACGCGGATGTTGAGAATAATATTGGCTATTGGGCCAGCGGGCGCGTGCCGGTGCGCGCCAAAGGCGATGGCAGCACCCCCGCGCCGGGTTGGACGGGCGAATTCGAATGGGTGGGCGAAGTGCCATTTGAGGCGATGCCCCACGCCCTCAACCCCGAGCAAGGCTATCTCGTCACCTGCAATCACAAAGTTGTCCCCGATGACTACCCTCATTTTCTCGGCAATGTCTGGATGAACGGCTACCGCGCCCGGCGGTTGTCGGACCTCATTGAGGGGCAGGATCAACTCAGTTTGCAGGATCACGCCCGTTTCCATCGGGATTTCACTTGCTTGCCGGGGATCGAACTCCAAGCGCGGCTCAAAGATTTCCCTGTTCCCGAAGGGGGGGATGCGACGCGTACTCTTGAGTTGTTATCTGCATGGGATGGAATTCTCGCCCCGGAGAGCGTTGGCGGTGCGGTATATGAAGTCGTGCGCTACACCCTGGTGCGCAATCTGTTTGTTCCCGGCCTGGGTGCGGAACTTTCCACGCGCGTCATGGGCGAGGGCTTCCATCCGTTGTTGATGCATTCCAATGAATTTTTCGGCCACGATACGGTTGTGCTGCTGCGTATGCTCGCCAACCCCGACTCGTGGTGGGTGCAGCAGGCTGGTGGATACGAAAACTGGGTTGGGCGCAGTTTGGCAGAAGCGATTGCCTGGTTGCGAGAAACTCTCGGCCCCGACGAAAGCGACTGGGCTTGGGGCAATTTCCATAAGGTCAATTTTGAGCATCCCCTCGGAGCGCAGAAACCCCTCGATCAGGCCTTCAACCGCGGCCCCTATGCAATTGGTGGCGACGCCGACACTCCCTGCCAGACGGCTATGGCTCCCGGCGCTCCCTACAACAACCGCGCCTGGTCGCCCACTTTCCGCCAGATTGTTGATATGAAAGACCTGAGCCAATCGCTCTCGATGCACCCGCCCGGACAATCGGGTCAGCTTGCCAGCCCGCATTATGACGATCTCGCCGAACTCTGGCTGAATGTTGAGTACCACCCCATGCTGTGGACACGGGCGCAGGTGGACGAAGCCTCACAGCACACTTTGGTATTGAAGCCTTAA
- the alr gene encoding alanine racemase, with the protein MQATNSPTISTNGVVRPTLVEVNLGRLSENFRAIRQKTAPAKIMPILKANAYGHGIVEVAQHLETLGADYFGVAVLEEGILLREHGIRTPILILGGILGNQVPYFIQHDLTLTASSIEKLCQVDQVAAQMGVKAKVHLKIDTGMERIGVHYYSAESFLEKSLSCEHLNIEGIFSHFANSDAADLSHAHLQLERFQEVLYVYEKRSLPTPPLRHMANSGGILQLPEAYFDMVRPGILLYGVYPSPEVKRSVQVKPALSWKSRVVYFKVIQPNHPVGYGSAWQSDHPVRGVTVPVGYGDGYFRSMSHKAQVLIGGKRYPVVGRISMDQIVVNIEGDSAFNDDEVVLIGEMGSESITAENLAVWADTIPYEILTNINTRVPRVYIR; encoded by the coding sequence ATGCAAGCTACAAACTCCCCCACCATCAGCACCAACGGCGTAGTACGCCCGACCTTGGTTGAGGTTAACCTAGGCCGTCTGAGCGAGAATTTTCGCGCCATCCGGCAAAAGACCGCCCCGGCAAAAATTATGCCCATTCTCAAAGCCAATGCTTACGGGCACGGCATTGTCGAAGTCGCCCAACATCTCGAAACACTCGGCGCAGACTATTTTGGCGTAGCTGTTCTGGAAGAAGGAATTCTGTTGCGCGAACATGGCATCCGCACCCCAATTCTGATCCTGGGGGGCATACTGGGGAATCAGGTTCCGTATTTCATCCAACACGATCTGACGCTCACCGCTTCTTCGATTGAAAAACTGTGCCAGGTTGATCAGGTCGCCGCACAAATGGGCGTGAAGGCCAAAGTCCACCTGAAAATTGATACGGGCATGGAACGGATTGGCGTGCATTATTACAGCGCCGAAAGTTTCCTGGAGAAAAGCCTGAGTTGTGAGCATCTCAACATCGAGGGCATCTTTTCCCACTTTGCCAATTCGGATGCTGCCGATCTGAGTCACGCCCACTTACAACTCGAACGCTTTCAGGAAGTTTTGTATGTTTACGAGAAACGTTCACTCCCCACGCCACCGCTGCGGCATATGGCCAACTCCGGGGGTATTTTGCAGTTGCCCGAGGCCTACTTCGATATGGTGCGCCCCGGCATTTTGCTCTACGGCGTATATCCCTCGCCGGAAGTCAAACGCAGTGTCCAGGTGAAACCCGCCCTGAGCTGGAAATCGCGCGTGGTGTATTTCAAAGTCATCCAGCCCAACCATCCTGTCGGATACGGCTCTGCCTGGCAAAGCGACCATCCAGTGCGCGGCGTGACCGTTCCGGTAGGCTATGGCGACGGATATTTCCGCAGCATGTCGCACAAGGCGCAGGTACTCATCGGGGGGAAGCGCTACCCGGTTGTGGGGCGAATTTCGATGGATCAGATTGTGGTCAATATCGAGGGAGATAGCGCCTTCAACGACGATGAAGTGGTGTTGATCGGCGAAATGGGTAGCGAATCCATCACCGCGGAGAATCTCGCCGTATGGGCGGATACGATCCCCTATGAAATCCTGACCAACATCAATACGCGCGTCCCGCGAGTGTATATTCGTTAG
- a CDS encoding peptidoglycan DD-metalloendopeptidase family protein produces MSNQQRCTTLLIRIFWFGVLLFVINACTRTQVTRPETLTVPAISSTPSLTPVPTLTVTPSPTPTPTPTAQPFAVEGSPRAYTLFDPAFQSGAACGWVDTFDYPLDPPDGATASGGRDFGRYRERYDKFHAGEDWRFVDGDNFGQPVYAIGHGEVTYAESEGWGADKGVVIVRHTFPNGRKVLSFYGHLDPPSVTLNPGDCITRGQIIGQIGRPRTPPHLHFEIRAHLPYTPGGGYWSTDPAQSGWLPPSQTIAAYRLQVSPGTQWYRSTDESSQFVYVLDENQLILAEGDQLVGLDLENGTQIWSLSFDEVLKQVQTDTAGNWLYAVELPNQLRAYQMNTEPLLVWERELSSALQLSLMPLPGGGILVSDAQGGMTAISTTGETMWREPDATGITNWIHFKDTLIFTTNTTLWAGNAEGAVIWEEAPTGIPVAAGNQLWLYAADGIYRLDIEQRTAQHVYTLSAGFANQRAALGLSNGGLLLAHTDTHDRRLLSLNANGSLVWEYSISGLVEGTPEIFTLNGEIYALFAPTNGAAGSYNEISVFWIDPNNGEMLRIFQSGSRNNNPLTTWAIPIRDRQLLIHIEGAGMLLFDPQAARQRMEN; encoded by the coding sequence ATGTCAAATCAACAACGCTGCACTACCCTTCTTATTCGTATCTTTTGGTTCGGCGTGTTACTCTTCGTCATCAACGCCTGTACACGCACGCAAGTAACTCGACCTGAAACGCTGACGGTCCCCGCCATCAGCAGCACCCCATCTCTGACGCCTGTACCAACACTGACCGTAACCCCCAGCCCAACACCGACGCCGACACCAACCGCCCAGCCCTTCGCTGTGGAAGGTTCGCCGCGCGCATACACACTTTTTGATCCCGCTTTTCAGTCTGGCGCGGCCTGTGGATGGGTAGACACCTTTGACTATCCCCTTGACCCGCCTGACGGTGCAACTGCTTCTGGCGGGCGAGATTTTGGGCGCTACCGCGAACGCTATGACAAGTTCCACGCCGGAGAAGACTGGCGTTTCGTTGACGGTGATAACTTCGGCCAACCCGTGTATGCCATCGGCCACGGCGAAGTCACCTATGCTGAATCTGAAGGATGGGGCGCCGATAAGGGCGTAGTGATTGTGCGGCATACTTTCCCCAATGGACGCAAAGTGCTCTCGTTTTACGGACACCTTGACCCACCCAGTGTTACCCTGAACCCCGGCGATTGTATTACGCGCGGTCAAATTATCGGGCAAATTGGCCGCCCACGCACCCCGCCACACCTGCATTTCGAAATCCGCGCCCATTTGCCCTATACCCCCGGCGGCGGCTACTGGTCTACGGATCCGGCCCAATCAGGTTGGTTGCCCCCCTCACAGACCATCGCCGCCTATCGCCTGCAGGTCTCTCCGGGCACACAATGGTATCGTTCAACCGATGAAAGCAGCCAATTTGTATACGTGCTGGACGAAAATCAACTGATATTGGCCGAAGGCGATCAATTGGTGGGGCTGGATTTGGAAAATGGGACGCAAATTTGGTCTTTGAGTTTTGATGAAGTACTCAAACAGGTGCAAACAGACACGGCGGGAAACTGGCTCTATGCCGTGGAATTGCCAAACCAACTCCGAGCGTATCAAATGAATACCGAACCGCTTCTCGTCTGGGAGCGCGAGCTTTCGTCGGCGCTGCAACTCAGCCTGATGCCCCTGCCCGGCGGCGGCATTCTCGTCAGCGACGCGCAAGGCGGCATGACCGCCATCTCGACAACGGGCGAAACCATGTGGCGAGAACCCGACGCTACCGGCATCACGAACTGGATTCACTTCAAGGATACGCTCATCTTCACCACGAATACCACCTTGTGGGCTGGCAACGCCGAAGGCGCGGTCATCTGGGAAGAAGCCCCAACGGGCATCCCCGTCGCCGCGGGCAACCAGTTGTGGCTCTATGCCGCAGATGGCATTTATCGCCTTGATATTGAACAGCGCACCGCCCAGCACGTCTACACCCTATCCGCCGGATTCGCCAATCAGCGCGCCGCGTTGGGGTTATCCAATGGAGGCCTGTTGCTGGCCCACACCGATACCCATGACCGCCGCCTGCTTTCCCTAAACGCCAATGGAAGCCTGGTCTGGGAATATTCGATCTCCGGGCTGGTTGAAGGCACACCGGAAATATTCACGCTGAATGGTGAAATCTATGCCTTGTTCGCCCCCACTAACGGCGCGGCAGGAAGCTACAACGAGATTAGTGTTTTTTGGATTGACCCAAACAACGGCGAAATGCTGCGCATTTTTCAGAGCGGCAGCCGCAACAATAATCCCCTAACGACCTGGGCTATCCCGATTCGCGATCGTCAATTACTCATCCATATCGAAGGCGCAGGAATGCTGCTTTTTGATCCCCAGGCTGCCCGGCAGCGGATGGAAAATTAG
- the uvrB gene encoding excinuclease ABC subunit UvrB, producing the protein MTFQLHAPFQPTGDQPEAIAQLINGLEKGNRNQVLLGATGTGKTFTMANIIAYFNKPTLIIAHNKTLVAQLYAEFKEFFPENAVEYFVSYYDYYQPEAYVPRHDLYIEKETDINEEIERLRLAATTALMSRKDVIILASVSCIYGLGNPEAYGKVVINLEVGKSWRRTTLLRRLVESQYSRNDIELRPGTFRVRGDTLEIAPAYEDRWVYRVSFWGDEIERISEVDYLTGELRRQMDSVDVYPAKHFIAEEDKTKQAITDIEAELAARIQHFKDTEQLLEAQRIEQRARYDLEMLREVGYCSGIENYSRHLDQRPAGSPPWTLVDYFPDDYLLIIDESHMTVPQIRGMYNGDRARKTTLIDYGFRLPSALDNRPLQFDEFKSRMGYTIYTTATPGPYEMDAADQVVDQIIRPTGLVDPEIEIRPIQGQVDDLLGEIHKRLEVGQRVIVTTLTKRMSEDLADYLMEMGIKVHYLHSEVETLERVGILRDLRLGVFDVVVGINLLREGLDLPEVSLVAILDADKAGFLRSATALIQTIGRAARHLDGKVIMYADKITDAMRAAIDETNRRREKQVAYNEAHNIQPVSIIKDIRDITDRVRAHAIAEPQAEYSVDGVAAKLPQDEMRSILADLETSMKQAAQNLEFEKAAALRDQIYELRNLMAEEGDYKPWERIKLLAGGN; encoded by the coding sequence ATGACCTTCCAACTGCACGCTCCCTTCCAACCCACAGGCGATCAGCCCGAAGCTATCGCCCAATTGATAAATGGCCTTGAAAAAGGAAATCGCAACCAGGTCTTGCTGGGCGCGACCGGAACCGGCAAAACTTTCACCATGGCGAATATCATCGCCTACTTTAACAAGCCGACCCTCATCATCGCCCACAACAAAACGCTTGTCGCCCAACTCTACGCCGAGTTCAAGGAATTCTTCCCCGAGAACGCGGTGGAATATTTCGTTTCCTACTACGACTACTACCAGCCCGAAGCCTATGTGCCGCGGCACGATCTCTACATCGAAAAAGAGACCGACATCAACGAAGAGATTGAACGCCTGCGCCTGGCGGCCACCACCGCATTGATGTCGCGCAAAGATGTCATTATTTTGGCCTCCGTTTCGTGTATCTACGGTTTGGGCAATCCGGAAGCTTACGGCAAAGTTGTCATCAATCTCGAAGTGGGCAAAAGCTGGCGGCGAACAACTTTGCTGCGCCGTCTGGTGGAGAGTCAATATTCCCGCAACGATATCGAACTTCGCCCAGGAACCTTCCGCGTGCGCGGCGATACCCTCGAAATTGCCCCCGCCTACGAAGATCGCTGGGTCTACCGCGTCAGCTTTTGGGGCGACGAAATCGAGCGCATCAGTGAAGTCGATTATCTCACCGGCGAACTGCGCCGCCAGATGGATAGTGTGGATGTCTACCCGGCCAAGCACTTCATCGCCGAGGAAGACAAAACCAAACAGGCCATCACGGATATTGAAGCCGAACTCGCAGCGCGTATCCAACACTTCAAGGATACCGAGCAACTCCTCGAGGCCCAGCGCATCGAGCAGCGCGCCCGCTACGATTTAGAGATGCTGCGCGAGGTTGGTTACTGCTCCGGCATCGAGAATTACTCGCGCCACCTTGATCAGCGCCCCGCCGGTTCCCCTCCCTGGACGTTGGTGGACTATTTCCCCGATGATTATCTGCTCATCATTGACGAATCGCACATGACTGTGCCCCAAATTCGCGGCATGTACAACGGCGATCGCGCCCGCAAGACTACCCTGATTGATTATGGCTTCCGCCTGCCCTCGGCGCTCGATAATCGCCCGCTGCAATTCGATGAGTTCAAATCTCGCATGGGCTACACCATTTACACCACGGCCACCCCCGGCCCCTATGAGATGGACGCGGCCGATCAGGTCGTTGACCAGATCATCCGCCCCACCGGGCTGGTCGACCCCGAAATTGAAATTCGCCCCATTCAGGGGCAAGTGGATGATCTGCTGGGCGAGATTCATAAACGCCTTGAAGTCGGCCAACGCGTCATTGTCACGACGCTGACCAAACGCATGTCGGAAGATTTGGCGGATTATTTAATGGAAATGGGCATCAAGGTGCATTATCTGCACTCCGAGGTGGAAACGCTTGAACGGGTGGGGATTCTGCGGGACCTGCGCCTGGGGGTGTTCGACGTGGTGGTGGGGATTAACCTGCTCCGTGAAGGGTTAGACCTCCCCGAAGTCTCGCTGGTGGCGATTCTCGATGCCGACAAAGCCGGATTTCTGCGCTCAGCCACCGCTCTCATCCAGACCATCGGCCGCGCCGCCCGCCATCTGGATGGCAAAGTTATCATGTATGCCGACAAAATCACCGACGCCATGCGCGCTGCCATTGACGAAACCAACCGCCGCCGCGAAAAACAGGTGGCTTATAACGAAGCGCACAATATCCAGCCGGTGAGCATAATCAAGGATATTCGCGACATCACCGACCGCGTGCGCGCCCATGCCATCGCCGAGCCGCAAGCCGAATATAGCGTAGATGGGGTTGCTGCGAAACTTCCGCAAGATGAAATGCGTAGCATCCTGGCCGATCTGGAGACCAGCATGAAGCAAGCCGCCCAAAACCTGGAGTTTGAGAAAGCGGCTGCGCTGCGCGATCAGATTTATGAGTTGCGAAATTTGATGGCCGAAGAAGGCGATTACAAACCCTGGGAGCGCATCAAGTTACTGGCGGGAGGAAACTAA
- a CDS encoding alpha/beta hydrolase, with translation MRKKLKWIISLALLVIVLAVYLWPVPQKSFRELADKVEPELTAQFLAFRDEHPPQTIEVDGQPWEYIAFGQGDETILFLHGMTGAADIWWRPMNALSDRYRVVAVTYPPADDLAAMSRGALAVLDQLGVEQTNLVGSSLGGYLAQYLVATHPERVRRAVFANTFPPNEIIAEKNKTIGALLPYLPEWLVIDVLRSSFYGSVYPAAGNSELVLAYMLEQSYGRMSKAQVVGRFHGVVDPFTAPDVAALGIPVLIIEADNDPLVEEALREQLKAAYPDAEVRILHAVGHFPYLNAADDYIALLAEFFSQE, from the coding sequence ATGCGTAAAAAATTGAAGTGGATCATTTCGCTGGCCCTGTTGGTAATCGTATTGGCTGTGTATCTCTGGCCGGTGCCGCAGAAATCGTTCCGCGAGCTTGCCGATAAGGTTGAGCCTGAACTCACCGCGCAGTTCCTCGCCTTTCGGGATGAGCATCCGCCCCAGACTATCGAGGTGGACGGCCAGCCCTGGGAATATATCGCCTTTGGGCAGGGGGACGAGACGATTCTTTTCCTCCACGGCATGACTGGCGCGGCAGATATTTGGTGGCGTCCGATGAACGCGCTGAGTGATCGTTACCGTGTTGTGGCTGTGACCTACCCCCCGGCGGATGATCTAGCCGCCATGAGCCGCGGCGCGCTGGCGGTGCTGGATCAACTCGGAGTGGAGCAGACGAATTTGGTGGGATCCTCCCTCGGGGGGTATTTGGCCCAATATTTGGTGGCTACCCACCCCGAGCGAGTCCGCCGGGCAGTTTTCGCCAATACCTTTCCTCCCAATGAAATTATCGCCGAGAAAAACAAAACTATCGGCGCGCTGCTTCCTTACCTGCCCGAATGGTTGGTGATTGATGTGTTGCGCAGTAGTTTCTATGGCAGTGTGTATCCGGCTGCGGGCAATTCGGAGTTGGTGCTGGCCTATATGCTCGAGCAGTCGTATGGGCGTATGAGCAAGGCGCAGGTGGTGGGACGTTTTCACGGCGTGGTTGATCCCTTTACTGCGCCCGATGTTGCCGCGTTGGGCATCCCGGTGCTGATTATCGAAGCCGATAATGACCCGCTGGTGGAAGAAGCGCTGCGAGAGCAATTGAAAGCCGCGTATCCCGATGCAGAAGTTCGCATCCTGCACGCCGTGGGGCATTTCCCCTATTTGAACGCGGCGGATGATTATATTGCCTTGTTGGCCGAATTTTTTAGCCAGGAGTAA
- a CDS encoding phosphoglycerate dehydrogenase, producing MTFHILITDQLDSPGRAILHAVDDVIISGPFETRAEILAALPEADAVIVRASTRVDAEFLAAAQKLQVIARAGERIENIDVEAATHRGILVLNVPDVNVTAVVEHTFGLLLSLARSIPAGHNAMRRGEWPRHEMRGFLLAGKTLGIIGFGQTGRAVAIRAQAFDINVLVYDPYIDLSFARQQGVEIVNFPELLARADILSLHTAYSAQTHAIMDADAFTQMKSGSYLINCTHPGLIDETALVQTLENGTLAGAALDQFSVEPPPPDAPLRLHPKVLVTPHLGENTVESQRQTSVQIAEDTLAALRGEDYRNVVNLPFTPETPYHAVRPYIHLASKLGKLQGQLADGWITRIEVELLGEGLDGLIRPVAAVLLKGLLRPVDCCTVNWVSAPMLAHEQGITTAQVKGLVDQADYPNLIACKIYWEGGERIVAGVLFGNGEARLVQYDQFEVDAYPEGYVLILENDDIPGVIGKVGDRLGRGKINVAQWRYGRERPGGQAVSFINIDDPVPATLRAEFESEPEIRRARLVHL from the coding sequence ATGACCTTCCACATTCTCATCACTGACCAACTCGACTCCCCCGGACGTGCTATTTTACACGCCGTTGACGATGTCATCATCAGCGGGCCGTTTGAAACCCGCGCCGAGATATTGGCCGCGCTCCCCGAAGCCGATGCCGTGATTGTGCGTGCCTCCACCCGCGTTGATGCAGAATTCCTCGCCGCGGCTCAAAAGCTGCAAGTGATTGCCCGCGCCGGAGAACGCATCGAAAATATTGACGTTGAGGCTGCTACGCACCGCGGCATTCTGGTGTTGAACGTGCCCGATGTCAATGTCACCGCGGTCGTCGAACATACCTTTGGCTTGTTGCTCTCGCTGGCACGCAGTATCCCCGCCGGGCATAATGCCATGCGCCGTGGAGAGTGGCCGCGGCATGAAATGCGCGGTTTCTTGCTGGCCGGGAAAACCCTGGGGATTATTGGCTTTGGGCAAACCGGGCGCGCTGTAGCCATCCGTGCTCAGGCTTTTGACATCAATGTGCTGGTCTATGACCCGTATATCGATCTTTCCTTCGCACGTCAGCAGGGCGTCGAGATTGTCAACTTCCCCGAATTATTGGCGCGGGCCGATATTCTCAGCCTGCATACGGCCTACTCGGCACAGACTCATGCCATCATGGATGCGGATGCCTTTACGCAGATGAAATCCGGCAGTTATCTGATTAACTGCACGCATCCCGGCCTGATCGATGAAACCGCTTTGGTGCAGACCCTCGAGAATGGTACCCTCGCCGGGGCGGCGCTTGACCAATTTTCGGTCGAACCACCCCCACCCGACGCGCCGCTGCGCCTGCATCCCAAAGTTTTGGTCACGCCCCATTTGGGCGAGAATACGGTTGAATCCCAGCGTCAGACTTCTGTTCAAATTGCTGAAGATACCCTGGCGGCGCTGCGCGGCGAAGATTATCGCAACGTAGTCAATTTGCCATTCACGCCCGAAACGCCCTATCATGCTGTCAGGCCGTATATTCATCTGGCCTCGAAGTTGGGGAAGTTGCAGGGACAATTGGCCGATGGCTGGATTACGCGCATTGAAGTAGAGTTGCTCGGTGAAGGATTGGACGGGTTGATCCGCCCGGTGGCGGCTGTGTTGCTCAAAGGCTTGCTGCGTCCGGTGGATTGTTGCACTGTCAACTGGGTTTCTGCCCCGATGTTGGCCCACGAGCAGGGCATTACTACGGCGCAGGTCAAAGGTCTGGTCGATCAGGCCGATTATCCCAACCTGATTGCCTGCAAAATTTATTGGGAGGGCGGCGAACGCATCGTGGCGGGGGTGTTATTTGGCAATGGTGAAGCGCGGCTGGTGCAGTATGATCAGTTTGAAGTGGATGCCTACCCCGAGGGCTATGTGCTGATTTTAGAGAATGATGATATCCCTGGCGTGATCGGCAAGGTGGGGGATCGCCTGGGACGCGGCAAAATAAATGTGGCCCAATGGCGCTATGGGCGCGAACGACCTGGGGGCCAGGCGGTTTCTTTTATCAACATCGACGATCCTGTTCCCGCGACCCTGCGCGCCGAATTCGAAAGCGAACCCGAAATCCGCCGGGCGCGGCTGGTACATTTATAA
- a CDS encoding HAD-IB family phosphatase: MNPPPIWPISNIVVFDCDSTLSTIEGIDELARMTGHEHDVALLTKKAMEGDIPLEAVYGHRLVTANPTQAQVQHIAQLYRETVIPDAKAVIDALQTSGVKVFIVSGGLIEPVRDFGVWLGVPREQIFAVDMEYDQLSGPWWRYWEHPGGRNPRAQYMDIEANPLTMMGGKNQIVARIRAAYPGRVLMVGDGLSDMEVQYDVDLFVGFGGAAFRQRIADESPVYIHTLTLAPILPLALGQLGNTSQTALLWADGLQRIYTDEVTFRNPETRAAFLHALKR, from the coding sequence ATGAACCCTCCTCCCATTTGGCCCATTTCCAATATTGTCGTTTTTGATTGCGACAGCACCCTCAGCACTATTGAGGGCATTGACGAACTCGCCCGTATGACCGGCCACGAGCACGATGTCGCTTTGCTAACCAAAAAAGCGATGGAAGGCGATATTCCCCTCGAAGCGGTCTACGGTCATCGCCTGGTGACGGCCAACCCCACCCAGGCACAGGTGCAACATATTGCCCAGCTTTACCGCGAAACCGTGATTCCTGATGCGAAAGCTGTAATCGACGCACTGCAAACATCGGGCGTTAAAGTCTTCATCGTCAGTGGCGGATTGATCGAGCCGGTGCGCGATTTCGGCGTCTGGCTGGGTGTGCCGCGCGAGCAGATTTTTGCCGTAGATATGGAATACGATCAGCTTTCTGGGCCGTGGTGGCGCTATTGGGAGCATCCCGGCGGCCGCAATCCCCGCGCTCAGTATATGGATATCGAAGCCAATCCGCTGACGATGATGGGTGGCAAGAATCAGATCGTAGCCCGTATCCGCGCCGCCTACCCCGGACGCGTGTTGATGGTCGGTGACGGCCTCTCAGATATGGAAGTGCAATACGATGTCGATTTGTTCGTTGGCTTTGGCGGGGCGGCCTTTCGCCAGCGTATCGCTGATGAGTCACCCGTCTACATCCATACCCTAACACTTGCCCCCATCCTGCCGTTGGCATTGGGTCAATTGGGCAATACATCCCAGACTGCCCTCCTGTGGGCCGATGGTTTGCAGCGTATCTATACCGATGAAGTCACCTTCCGCAACCCCGAAACCCGCGCCGCGTTTTTGCACGCGCTGAAGCGGTAA